A portion of the Musa acuminata AAA Group cultivar baxijiao chromosome BXJ1-1, Cavendish_Baxijiao_AAA, whole genome shotgun sequence genome contains these proteins:
- the LOC103984051 gene encoding uncharacterized protein LOC103984051, with the protein MSRLSFRPRPLDIHKKLPVVKSVKEFEDDEAPSTTPSTRNSLLHRLAPENDTETNQTLSKKSSHEIPTPQFNTVETYERDYSRTFIQTTSYIRGRGARAEIGEFVEYDLDDEDEDWLEEFNNERKIISSEKFETLLFKLEVLDHKARERAGVITPTFGAPISVLLHLDSAAEALQLLSVRFAILQSVYNYWKTKRERWQKPILRRLQPPPPVNDTNPYNVFRPREKAHRLHTRRMQRRENNVQSFEKLRQVRRSFDQAKRVVEALIKREGKKRLLMECEVNLQRVQMKYKHEAQLIEDRMVFPSLQRASCKLASSDDDYMDSDDTTNGHPYARPASAHPKYADSKFAMVPTGQMKRELKQRSASNGWLQKRDPDEPILLFTRPLDPDKLAAVGIMQPPCPPAENGSVASTYRFHGRIGRGGRIIFDRCNPLLRSPIGEESLPCVAYPRSSPPDG; encoded by the exons ATGAGTAGGCTGTCATTCCGGCCTCGTCCTCTCGACATTCACAAGAAGCTCCCTGTTGTAAAATCTGTTAAAGAATTTGAGGATGATGAGGCACCTAGTACCACCCCTTCCACTCGAAACTCTCTGCTTCATCGTCTTGCACCTGAAAATGACACCGAG ACGAATCAAACACTCAGCAAGAAATCTTCACATGAAATTCCTACTCCACAATTTAACACTGTGGAAACATATGAAAGAGACTATTCTCGCACCTTCATTCAAACTACATCATATATACGTGGAAGAGGAG CCAGGGCTGAGATTGGTGAATTTGTTGAATATGATTTGGATGATGAGGATGAGGACTGGCTTGAAGAGTTTAACAACGAAAGAAAGATTATTTCGTCCGAAAA GTTTGAGACCCTTCTCTTCAAGTTGGAGGTTTTGGATCACAAAGCTCGAGAAAGAGCAGGAGTTATAACACCCACTTTTGGAGCTCCTATTTCTGTTCTTTTACACCTTGATTCTGCAGCAGAG GCTTTACAGTTGCTGTCTGTACGTTTTGCAATTTTGCAGTCAGTATATAATTATTGGAAGACAAAG CGAGAACGGTGGCAAAAACCTATTCTGCGCCGCTTGCAG CCTCCTCCCCCGGTTAATGATACAAATCCATATAATGTGTTCAGACCCAGGGAAAAGGCACACCGCCTTCACACAAGAAGG ATGCAAAGAAGGGAAAACAATGTTCAGTCCTTTGAAAAACTTAGACAG GTTAGACGTAGCTTTGACCAGGCGAAGAGAGTAGTGGAAGCTCTAATTAAG AGGGAAGGGAAGAAGCGATTGCTCATGGAATGTGAGGTCAATCTTCAACGCGTCCAGATGAAGTATAAG CATGAGGCACAGCTTATCGAAGATCGAATGGTGTTCCCAAGCTTGCAACGAGCTTCATGCAAGCTggcctcaagtgatgatgactataTGGACTCGGATGATACAACAAATGGTCATCCGTATGCCAGGCCTGCATCTGCCCATCCAAAATATGCGGACTCAAAGTTTGCAATGGTCCCTACAGGTCAAATGAAGCGTGAACTGAAACAGAGATCTGCTTCAAACGGGTGGCTACAGAAGAGG GATCCTGATGAGCCTATATTGCTATTTACGAGACCTCTGGATCCAGACAAGCTTGCTGCTGTAGGCATTATGCAACCGCCTTGTCCACCTGCCGAGAATGGCTCCGTAGCATCAACATACCGCTTCCATGGCAGGATTGGACGAGGAGGGCGGATAATCTTTGACCGTTGCAACCCTCTTTTACGATCTCCAATTGGCGAGGAAAGTCTTCCTTGTGTAGCATATCCGAGGTCTTCTCCTCCTGATGGCTAG
- the LOC135642336 gene encoding ubiquitin-conjugating enzyme E2 10-like, whose amino-acid sequence MASKRIQKELMDLQRDPPTSCSAGPVGEDLFHWQATIMGPSDSPYAGGVFFVKIHFPPDYPFKPPKVNFQTKVYHPNINSNGSICLDILKEQWSPALTLSKVLLSICSLLTDPNPDDPLVPEIAHMYKTQSSRYEETARAWTQKYAMG is encoded by the exons ATGGCTAGCAAACGGATTCAGAAGGAACTAATGGATTTACAGAGGGATCCTCCAACATCATGCAGTGCTGGACCTGTTGGTGAAGATCTGTTCCATTGGCAGGCAACAATCATGGGTCCCTCAGATAGTCCTTATGCTGGCGGGGTGTTCTTTGTTAAGATACATTTTCCACCTGACTATCCATTTAAGCCTCCGAAAGTCAATTTCCAGACAAAG GTTTATCATCCAAACATCAACTCGAACGGAAGCATCTGTCTTGACATCCTCAAGGAGCAGTGGAGCCCAGCGCTGACATTATCGAAGGTCCTCCTCTCCATCTGCTCCCTTCTCACAGACCCCAATCCTGATGATCCTCTCGTCCCTGAGATTGCTCACATGTATAAGACACAGAGTTCTCGCTACGAGGAGACGGCTAGGGCATGGACCCAGAAGTATGCCATGGGCTAA